In the genome of Candidatus Reidiella endopervernicosa, one region contains:
- the leuD gene encoding 3-isopropylmalate dehydratase small subunit, with the protein MDKFEKMDALVAPLDRSNVDTDAIIPKQFLKSIKRSGFGPNAFDEWRYLDHGEPGMDNSQRPLNPDFVLNQDRYQGANILLARENFGCGSSREHAPWALEDYGFRVIIAPSFADIFFNNCFKNGILPIVLDETKVDQLFKEVEVSEGYQLAVDLETQTINTPAGESITFEVDAFRKHCLLNGFDDIGLTMQHVDDIKAYEVRRKSEAPWLFAN; encoded by the coding sequence ATGGATAAATTCGAAAAGATGGATGCGCTCGTAGCGCCGTTGGATCGCTCTAATGTCGATACTGATGCGATCATTCCAAAGCAGTTCCTGAAGTCGATCAAGCGTAGCGGATTTGGTCCCAACGCCTTTGATGAGTGGCGCTATCTTGACCACGGTGAGCCGGGTATGGATAACAGCCAGCGCCCGCTCAATCCCGACTTTGTGCTCAATCAGGATCGATATCAGGGTGCCAATATTCTGCTGGCGCGTGAGAACTTCGGTTGTGGCTCTTCGCGGGAACATGCGCCGTGGGCCTTGGAGGATTACGGCTTTCGGGTGATCATAGCGCCCAGCTTTGCCGATATCTTCTTCAACAACTGTTTCAAGAACGGCATCCTGCCGATCGTGCTCGACGAGACGAAGGTTGATCAACTTTTCAAAGAGGTTGAGGTAAGCGAGGGTTATCAGCTGGCGGTCGACCTTGAAACGCAGACGATCAACACCCCGGCAGGTGAGTCGATCACCTTTGAGGTCGATGCCTTCCGCAAGCACTGCCTGCTCAACGGTTTTGATGATATCGGCCTGACCATGCAGCATGTAGACGACATAAAGGCCTACGAGGTGCGCCGCAAGAGTGAAGCGCCGTGGCTCTTTGCTAACTGA